From a region of the Andrena cerasifolii isolate SP2316 chromosome 13, iyAndCera1_principal, whole genome shotgun sequence genome:
- the LOC143375751 gene encoding putative sodium/potassium/calcium exchanger CG1090 isoform X2 produces MKVQLRNSGRKRWPLRFGLLLIYVLVQYVTSAKPPTEDASLSSDPSSTEHEESWTLESTLEPTTLQVEKVAEDRNAKGEVVHEEPEKSTQEWKDEKAVEDKGKKEGGGQPTEQSQGKEAVAKKEPAVSATKIVPRTTTVPTITTVKYERATWRPRRENCSPPAIEQFPRPIMGPNARKHGGLIIHILVAVYTFLGLAIVCDDYFVSSLDRICEELRLSPDVAGATFMAAGSSAPELATVVIGVFFAKDDIGVSGVIGSAVFNIMFVISICGLCTSTVSKLNWWPLCRDCFFYAVSILVMLGTIYNESISWMESLFMLFTYGVYCVALSFNTRLERWAKSYNIPFLPKDDEPAEESALVSYRSLQEDRLSYTGPNSPVTDQFKTHEGGGGEGGGGAGAGGTGGAVLETTEPPPPKQPEYYKAKEPDPNQVSPLERPNDASKWTLFTWGLVYPIHFMCRATMPDCRQEKFRNWYTFTFCVSMIWISFYSYIMVWMITIIGSTLGIPDTVMGLTFVAAGVSVPDALSSLAVIKEGLGDMAVSNAVGSNVFDILVCLGLPWFIQTAMIQPGSHVNVISRGLTYSTVSLLSTVVFLVLATHLNGWKLDRRYGVVLMLWYLVFIMFASLYELNVFGEMNPPVCSSLF; encoded by the exons ATGAAGGTCCAATTACGTAATTCAGGGCGCAAGAGATGGCCTCTGCGTTTTGGTCTTCTCCTCATCTATGTACTTGTACAGTATGTCACGTCTGCAAAGCCACCCACCGAAGATGCATCGCTGTCTTCTGATCCCAGTTCCACGGAACACGAGGAAAGCTGGACTCTAGAATCTACCTTAGAACCCACCACCCTCCAGGTGGAGAAGGTCGCGGAAGACAGAAACGCGAAAGGAGAGGTGGTTCACGAGGAACCAGAGAAGAGCACGCAGGAGTGGAAAGATGAGAAAGCAGTGGAGGAcaaggggaaaaaagaaggcGGCGGACAACCGACGGAACAGTCCCAAGGCAAAGAGGCTGTCGCGAAGAAGGAGCCTGCTGTTTCAGCAACCAAAATCGTTCCAAGAACCACAACG gtaCCGACGATAACCACGGTGAAATATGAACGAGCAACTTGGAGACCGCGAAGGGAAAACTGTTCACCACCTGCTATCGAACAGTTTCCACGACCGATAATGGGACCGAATGCTAGGAAACACGGTGGACTGATCATACACATTCTGGTTGCCGTTTATACGTTCTTGGGTCTCGCTATTGTCTGCGACGACTACTTTGTCTCCAGTTTGGATAGGATTTGCGAAG AACTACGATTGTCCCCGGATGTTGCCGGAGCAACTTTCATGGCTGCCGGTTCATCCGCACCGGAATTGGCTACCGTTGTGATCGGCGTTTTCTTTGCAAAGGATGATATTGGA GTGAGCGGTGTGATTGGTAGCGCAGTATTCAATATAATGTTTGTGATATCGATATGCGGCCTCTGCACCTCCACGGTGTCCAAGTTGAATTGGTGGCCCCTGTGTCGGGATTGTTTCTTCTATGCCGTATCGATACTGGTGATGCTCGGCACAATTTATAACGAATCGATATCTTG GATGGAGTCTCTGTTTATGCTGTTCACGTACGGCGTGTATTGCGTTGCGTTGTCTTTCAACACGAGACTAGAACGTTGGGCAAAATCTTACAATATACCTTTCCTGCCGAAGGATGACGAGCCCGCGGAAGAAAGCGCTCTCGTGAGTTATCGGTCGCTGCAGGAGGATCGTCTGTCTTACACAGGTCCCAATTCGCCTGTTACGGATCAGTTTAAAACTCACGAAG GAGGAGGAGGTGAAGGAGGTGGAGGAGCAGGAGCAGGAGGAACAGGAGGTGCTGTTTTAGAAACAACCGAGCCGCCACCTCCGAAGCAGCCTGAATATTATAAAGCGAAGGAGCCCGACCCGAATCAAGTGTCGCCCCTGGAAAGGCCTAACGATGCCAGCAAATGGACTTTGTTCACCTGGGGGCTGGTATACCCGATTCATTTCATGTGTCGTGCAACCATGCCCGATTGCCGGCAAGAGAAATTTCGAAACTGGTACACCTTTACTTTCTGCGTTTCAATGATTTGGATCAGCTTCTACAGTTACATCATGGTCTGGATGATCACGATTATAG GTAGCACTCTTGGTATACCTGATACGGTGATGGGTTTGACATTTGTCGCTGCTGGTGTCAGCGTACCTGACGCACTCTCCTCGTTGGCGGTGATAAAGGAAGGGCTCGGTGACATGGCGGTGAGCAATGCCGTCGGCAGCAACGTTTTCGATATTCTAGTTTGCCTTGGGCTTCCATGGTTTATACAAACTGCAATGATACAACCTGGTTCGCACGTGAATGTCATCAGTCGAG GCTTAACGTATTCAACGGTGTCTCTGCTGTCGACGGTGGTATTTTTGGTACTAGCGACTCACTTGAATGGCTGGAAGTTGGACCGACGGTACGGAGTGGTATTGATGCTTTGGTACTTGGTGTTCATCATGTTTGCCTCGCTCTACGAACTGAACGTCTTCGGTGAAATGAATCCTCCGGTATGCTCTAGCTTGTTTTAA
- the LOC143375751 gene encoding putative sodium/potassium/calcium exchanger CG1090 isoform X1, with amino-acid sequence MKVQLRNSGRKRWPLRFGLLLIYVLVQYVTSAKPPTEDASLSSDPSSTEHEESWTLESTLEPTTLQVEKVAEDRNAKGEVVHEEPEKSTQEWKDEKAVEDKGKKEGGGQPTEQSQGKEAVAKKEPAVSATKIVPRTTTVPTITTVKYERATWRPRRENCSPPAIEQFPRPIMGPNARKHGGLIIHILVAVYTFLGLAIVCDDYFVSSLDRICEELRLSPDVAGATFMAAGSSAPELATVVIGVFFAKDDIGVSGVIGSAVFNIMFVISICGLCTSTVSKLNWWPLCRDCFFYAVSILVMLGTIYNESISWMESLFMLFTYGVYCVALSFNTRLERWAKSYNIPFLPKDDEPAEESALVSYRSLQEDRLSYTGPNSPVTDQFKTHEGIGGGGEGGGGAGAGGTGGAVLETTEPPPPKQPEYYKAKEPDPNQVSPLERPNDASKWTLFTWGLVYPIHFMCRATMPDCRQEKFRNWYTFTFCVSMIWISFYSYIMVWMITIIGSTLGIPDTVMGLTFVAAGVSVPDALSSLAVIKEGLGDMAVSNAVGSNVFDILVCLGLPWFIQTAMIQPGSHVNVISRGLTYSTVSLLSTVVFLVLATHLNGWKLDRRYGVVLMLWYLVFIMFASLYELNVFGEMNPPVCSSLF; translated from the exons ATGAAGGTCCAATTACGTAATTCAGGGCGCAAGAGATGGCCTCTGCGTTTTGGTCTTCTCCTCATCTATGTACTTGTACAGTATGTCACGTCTGCAAAGCCACCCACCGAAGATGCATCGCTGTCTTCTGATCCCAGTTCCACGGAACACGAGGAAAGCTGGACTCTAGAATCTACCTTAGAACCCACCACCCTCCAGGTGGAGAAGGTCGCGGAAGACAGAAACGCGAAAGGAGAGGTGGTTCACGAGGAACCAGAGAAGAGCACGCAGGAGTGGAAAGATGAGAAAGCAGTGGAGGAcaaggggaaaaaagaaggcGGCGGACAACCGACGGAACAGTCCCAAGGCAAAGAGGCTGTCGCGAAGAAGGAGCCTGCTGTTTCAGCAACCAAAATCGTTCCAAGAACCACAACG gtaCCGACGATAACCACGGTGAAATATGAACGAGCAACTTGGAGACCGCGAAGGGAAAACTGTTCACCACCTGCTATCGAACAGTTTCCACGACCGATAATGGGACCGAATGCTAGGAAACACGGTGGACTGATCATACACATTCTGGTTGCCGTTTATACGTTCTTGGGTCTCGCTATTGTCTGCGACGACTACTTTGTCTCCAGTTTGGATAGGATTTGCGAAG AACTACGATTGTCCCCGGATGTTGCCGGAGCAACTTTCATGGCTGCCGGTTCATCCGCACCGGAATTGGCTACCGTTGTGATCGGCGTTTTCTTTGCAAAGGATGATATTGGA GTGAGCGGTGTGATTGGTAGCGCAGTATTCAATATAATGTTTGTGATATCGATATGCGGCCTCTGCACCTCCACGGTGTCCAAGTTGAATTGGTGGCCCCTGTGTCGGGATTGTTTCTTCTATGCCGTATCGATACTGGTGATGCTCGGCACAATTTATAACGAATCGATATCTTG GATGGAGTCTCTGTTTATGCTGTTCACGTACGGCGTGTATTGCGTTGCGTTGTCTTTCAACACGAGACTAGAACGTTGGGCAAAATCTTACAATATACCTTTCCTGCCGAAGGATGACGAGCCCGCGGAAGAAAGCGCTCTCGTGAGTTATCGGTCGCTGCAGGAGGATCGTCTGTCTTACACAGGTCCCAATTCGCCTGTTACGGATCAGTTTAAAACTCACGAAG GTATAGGAGGAGGAGGTGAAGGAGGTGGAGGAGCAGGAGCAGGAGGAACAGGAGGTGCTGTTTTAGAAACAACCGAGCCGCCACCTCCGAAGCAGCCTGAATATTATAAAGCGAAGGAGCCCGACCCGAATCAAGTGTCGCCCCTGGAAAGGCCTAACGATGCCAGCAAATGGACTTTGTTCACCTGGGGGCTGGTATACCCGATTCATTTCATGTGTCGTGCAACCATGCCCGATTGCCGGCAAGAGAAATTTCGAAACTGGTACACCTTTACTTTCTGCGTTTCAATGATTTGGATCAGCTTCTACAGTTACATCATGGTCTGGATGATCACGATTATAG GTAGCACTCTTGGTATACCTGATACGGTGATGGGTTTGACATTTGTCGCTGCTGGTGTCAGCGTACCTGACGCACTCTCCTCGTTGGCGGTGATAAAGGAAGGGCTCGGTGACATGGCGGTGAGCAATGCCGTCGGCAGCAACGTTTTCGATATTCTAGTTTGCCTTGGGCTTCCATGGTTTATACAAACTGCAATGATACAACCTGGTTCGCACGTGAATGTCATCAGTCGAG GCTTAACGTATTCAACGGTGTCTCTGCTGTCGACGGTGGTATTTTTGGTACTAGCGACTCACTTGAATGGCTGGAAGTTGGACCGACGGTACGGAGTGGTATTGATGCTTTGGTACTTGGTGTTCATCATGTTTGCCTCGCTCTACGAACTGAACGTCTTCGGTGAAATGAATCCTCCGGTATGCTCTAGCTTGTTTTAA